The nucleotide window TTTGCGTTTTCGATCCTTTGTACTCTTCGTACAAACGACCCATGTGAGACGACAGCCATTCGCTGAATGGCTTGGCTTCAACATTTGAAAGCTCGATAGCTACCTTCTTCGCCTTCGGATTCATCACGAAATTCAGTGAGCGATCGCTCGAAGTCCAGTCGCGGACCGGGGCCTCAGTCTTCGGCTTTTTCGCAGCTGATTTTGACTTGTACCGCTTCAGGTAGTCGTGAAGCGCATCGAAACGCTGGCCTTCAGGAAGCTCCCGGAGTTCGGCGGATTCCGAATACTCCACCGCCACCTTTGAGAGGGCAGGGGCAAGAACGAACTGGCGAAGGCTCAGCCAACGGTCCCGCCCGATTTTCTTGGATGCGCCTAATGCTGTGATAACTGAAGCCGGCACGGCATCGACCACGGACAGCATCTTGGAGAGCATCGCTTCATCTACGGCAAGTGACGACCGGACAACGTCCTTCGTCATTCCTGACGCAATCAGGTTCTGGGCGAAGTACGCACGCTCAATGAACGACAGGTTCGAACGGGCTGCGTTCTCCTGCCCTTGGACAATCGCCGAAGTGACGTCGTCGAGCTTCTTAACGATTGCCTTGACAGGAATTCCCAGCTCGCGTGCGACGCTCAGGCGACGATGGCCGAACACGACCATATATCGCTTGGCATCTGCCGAACTTGGTCGAACAAGGATAGGCGTCGTCTGTCCTGATTCCTTGATAGCCTGGAGCAGTTCCTGGAATTCCTCCCCGTCGTCAGACAGGCGGTCGGCGACAAAGGAGACATCGATCAAGCGCGGATCGAGATCCACGATCACCTCGCCTTCCATGAGCTTCTTCGTGTTCTCGGCCATGTCCTCGATGGACCGAACAACC belongs to Rhizobium sp. BT03 and includes:
- the repB gene encoding plasmid partitioning protein RepB; the encoded protein is MSRENPFAKLDMASISANQTPTKPGYGMTGAAKTVVRSIEDMAENTKKLMEGEVIVDLDPRLIDVSFVADRLSDDGEEFQELLQAIKESGQTTPILVRPSSADAKRYMVVFGHRRLSVARELGIPVKAIVKKLDDVTSAIVQGQENAARSNLSFIERAYFAQNLIASGMTKDVVRSSLAVDEAMLSKMLSVVDAVPASVITALGASKKIGRDRWLSLRQFVLAPALSKVAVEYSESAELRELPEGQRFDALHDYLKRYKSKSAAKKPKTEAPVRDWTSSDRSLNFVMNPKAKKVAIELSNVEAKPFSEWLSSHMGRLYEEYKGSKTQTNGD